Proteins encoded in a region of the Vitis riparia cultivar Riparia Gloire de Montpellier isolate 1030 chromosome 7, EGFV_Vit.rip_1.0, whole genome shotgun sequence genome:
- the LOC117917300 gene encoding U3 small nucleolar RNA-associated protein 18 homolog, protein MSLISQNILPKNRINKTKREDIDIPSPLEGNEDIEDRKDLGPDTLRIKRRKKERKQEEKQLEVEQEREMKKLENLLFGSLYAPVEFGKGGEEEVRDMVGKDSTLFFTDRSANSSLSVYEENAELPEESNDEEDTKQRKPVWVDEEEEKTNINIAKVNRLRKLRKEEDESVISGSVYVSRLRAQHAKLNPGTEWAQLDSQLRDYSSYDDESSDEENGAVLAPGYKDVEAVNDILRTDEDLIVKSSTKLLPGLLEYSRLVDANAEDPSNGPINSVQFHRNAQLLLTAGLDRRLRFFQIDGKRNTKIQSIFLDDCPIRKASFLPDGSQVIIAGRRKFFYSFDLVKARVDKIGPLTGREEKSLEVFEVSPDSGTIAFVGNEGYILLVSSRTKELIGTVKMNGTVRSLAFTDDGKQLLSSGGDGHIYHWDLRTRTCFHKAIDEGCINGTSLCASPNGALFAAGSSSGIVNVYNKEEFLGGKRKPIKTIENLTTKVDFLKFNNDAQILAISSSMKKNSLKLIHIPSYTVYSNWPPPNRTLHYPRCLDFSPGGGFMAVGNAAGKVLLYKLHHYQHA, encoded by the coding sequence ATgagtttaatttctcaaaatattctCCCTAAGAACCGAATCAATAAGACAAAAAGGGAGGATATTGATATACCTTCACCTCTGGAAGGAAATGAAGATATTGAAGACAGAAAAGACTTGGGTCCTGATACTTTAAGGATCaagaggagaaagaaagaaCGCAAACAAGAGGAAAAGCAACTGGAAGTTGAGCAGGAAAGAGAAATGAAGAAGCTAGAGAACCTTTTGTTTGGATCTCTCTATGCCCCAGTTGAATTTGGAAAGGGGGGTGAGGAAGAAGTGCGAGATATGGTAGGGAAGGATTCCACTTTGTTCTTCACAGATCGATCTGCAAACAGCTCTCTGTCTGTTTATGAGGAGAATGCAGAATTACCAGAGGAAAGTAATGATGAAGAGGACACAAAGCAAAGGAAACCTGTCTGGGTGGATGAAGAAGAGGAAAAGACCAATATAAATATAGCTAAAGTCAACAGATTGAGGAAGCTAAGGAAGGAAGAGGATGAGAGTGTGATTTCTGGTTCAGTGTATGTATCGCGATTGAGGGCTCAGCATGCAAAGCTGAATCCAGGCACCGAGTGGGCCCAACTTGATTCACAGTTAAGGGACTACAGCTCATATGATGATGAATCATCagatgaagaaaatggtgcagTCTTAGCCCCAGGTTACAAGGATGTTGAAGCTGTTAATGATATCCTTCGGACAGATGAAGACCTGATAGTGAAAAGCAGTACAAAATTATTGCCTGGGCTTCTGGAATATTCAAGGCTAGTAGATGCGAATGCAGAGGATCCTTCCAATGGTCCTATTAATTCAGTTCAATTCCATCGTAATGCTCAGTTGCTCCTCACTGCTGGATTAGATCGAAGACTCAgattttttcaaattgatgGCAAACGGAACACCAAAATACAAAGCATCTTCCTTGATGATTGCCCTATTCGAAAAGCGTCTTTCTTACCTGATGGGTCTCAAGTTATTATAGCAGGAAGAAGAAAGTTCTTTTATAGCTTTGACTTAGTGAAAGCAAGAGTGGATAAAATAGGACCCTTAACTGGTAGGGAGGAGAAGAGCTTGGAAGTTTTTGAGGTTTCCCCTGATTCTGGTACCATTGCCTTTGTGGGCAATGAAGGTTATATCTTGTTGGTTTCATCTAGAACAAAGGAACTGATTGGAACAGTTAAGATGAATGGAACTGTTCGTTCTCTAGCTTTTACTGATGATGGGAAGCAACTATTGAGCTCTGGGGGTGATGGGCATATTTACCACTGGGATTTGAGAACAAGGACTTGCTTCCATAAAGCTATTGATGAAGGCTGCATAAATGGTACATCTCTTTGTGCTTCCCCAAATGGAGCTCTGTTTGCTGCCGGTTCATCCAGTGGGATTGTGAATGTGTACAATAAAGAAGAATTTTTAGGTGGGAAGAGGAAACCGATCAAAACCATTGAGAATCTAACCACCAAAgtggattttttgaaattcaacaATGATGCTCAGATATTGGCTATTAGTTCAAGCATGAAGAAGAACAGTTTAAAGTTGATACACATACCATCCTACACTGTATACTCAAACTGGCCTCCACCAAACCGAACCCTGCATTATCCCCGTTGTTTGGATTTTAGTCCCGGTGGAGGTTTCATGGCAGTGGGAAATGCAGCTGGAAAAGTGTTGCTCTACAAGCTGCACCATTACCAGCATGCATAG